One segment of Solanum stenotomum isolate F172 chromosome 1, ASM1918654v1, whole genome shotgun sequence DNA contains the following:
- the LOC125867022 gene encoding WAT1-related protein At1g09380-like, translating to MRNELMIFMVMVIVQVAFAGMIIITKLVMDSGMDPFVQSAYKPIFATISIAPFAYFLERKTRPKMTRSILFQIFLCSIFGITANQYAYFIGLNNSTPTIASAIDNLIPAFTFIIAVPLGVEKMGLRSIAGQAKFWGTIVCVGGAMLLSLYHGKVVIGQLGFHWKYEENTGKDVNSSHSNFFLGPFLLIMASLTYAIWLIIQGRVSEKYAAPYTCITLMCLMASVESVIIGFCVVPKLSEWALNPIRAISVVYNGVVSTSFAYFLSSWCIEKKGPLYVSMFNPLLLVISAFLSWTLLREKLYLGVVVGSIIVVVGLYGFLWGKKIETNAEDIEVNKEKMKQFMNKSVDLELQLPKSNDHHLESKQISSELTKTKS from the exons atgaggaacgaattaatgatttttatggTAATGGTGATTGTTCAAGTTGCGTTTGCTGGaatgataataataacaaaattagtGATGGATAGTGGGATGGATCCTTTCGTTCAGTCAGCATATAAGCCTATTTTTGCCACCATCTCCATTGCTCCCTTTGCTTATTTCTTAGAAAG GAAAACTAGACCCAAGATGACACGCTCTATTCTTTTTCAGATATTTTTGTGTTCTATTTTCGG GATAACGGCGAaccaatatgcatattttattgGGTTAAATAATTCAACTCCAACAATTGCTTCCGCTATTGATAATCTAATCCCAGCTTTCACCTTTATCATAGCCGTACCCTTggg GGTTGAAAAAATGGGATTAAGAAGTATAGCAGGACAAGCCAAGTTTTGGGGGACAATAGTTTGTGTTGGAGGTGCAATGTTATTGTCATTATATCATGGAAAAGTTGTTATTGGTCAATTAGGATTTCACTggaaatatgaagaaaatacaGGCAAAGATGTCAATTCTTCCCATTCCAACTTCTTTTTAGGACCTTTTTTACTTATAATGGCCAGTCTCACTTATGCCATTTGGTTAATCATTCAG GGAAGGGTAAGTGAGAAGTATGCAGCTCCATATACATGCATAACGTTGATGTGCTTAATGGCAAGTGTGGAGAGTGTCATTATTGGATTTTGTGTCGTTCCAAAACTTTCTGAATGGGCTTTAAATCCCATTAGAGCTATCTCTGTCGTCTATAAT GGAGTTGTGAGTACATCATTTGCATATTTTCTGAGCTCTTGGTGCATTGAGAAAAAAGGTCCTTTATATGTCTCGATGTTCAATCCATTGTTGTTGGTTATTTCTGCATTTCTCAGTTGGACTTTGCTTCGTGAGAAATTGTACCTTGGAGT AGTGGTAGGGTCAATCATAGTAGTGGTTGGGCTTTACGGATTTTTGTGGGGCAAAAAGATAGAGACAAATGCAGAGGATATTGAAGTaaataaagagaagatgaagcagtTCATGAATAAATCAGTTGATTTGGAGTTACAATTACCCAAATCTAATGATCATCATCTAGAGTCGAAGCAGATATCATCAGAATTAACCAAAACTAAATCATGA
- the LOC125867066 gene encoding WAT1-related protein At1g09380-like, protein MGKDLLPFFLMVLVQLGYAGTAIISKVVMDDGMDPYVHLSYRQIIATISIAPFAYFFEREIRPKLTMYTISLIFLCSIFGVTSMQMTYLIGLKNSTPTIATALDNLVPAITFLLAVFFGLEKIGVTSKGGQAKVMGTMLCICGAMLLSLYHGKVLIGQLNIHWKYSHHHTSKNINIDSNNNSHGNFYLGPFLVIISDIVYSLWLIIQPKVNERYAAPYSSTTLMCFMASLECTIVALFVNHRDKNAWSLNPIRAISVLYNGIINSALAFYLISWCIKRKGPLYVSVFLPLLLVIAAFLSWTLLGEKLYVGTIMGSMLTVIGLYGFLWGKKKEMEQIKEETDLELQFSENSNQRFTNKQTKI, encoded by the exons atgGGGAAAGATTTATTGCCTTTTTTTCTAATGGTGCTAGTGCAATTAGGCTATGCTGGAACAGCAATTATTTCAAAAGTTGTAATGGATGATGGGATGGACCCATATGTACATTTATCTTATCGACAGATTATTGCAACTATTTCTATTGCACCCTTTGCTTACTTCTTCGAGAG GGAAATAAGACCTAAATTGACGATGTATACAATTTCCCTAATTTTCTTGTGTTCTATTTTTGG GGTAACTtcaatgcaaatgacatatcTTATCGGATTAAAAAATTCCACACCTACTATTGCAACTGCCCTCGATAACTTAGTCCCAGCAATTACATTCCTTCTTGCCGTCTTTTTCGG GCTTGAAAAAATAGGGGTGACAAGTAAAGGAGGGCAAGCCAAAGTGATGGGGACAATGTTGTGCATTTGTGGAGCTATGTTGCTATCTTTATATCATGGCAAAGTGTTGATTGGACAATTGAATATTCACTGGAAATATTCACATCATCATACaagcaaaaatattaatattgacTCTAATAATAATAGCCATGGAAACTTCTACTTGGGGCCATTTCTAGTCATTATAAGTGATATTGTTTACTCTTTATGGCTAATCATACAA CCTAAAGTGAATGAGAGATATGCAGCTCCATATTCTAGCACAACTTTGATGTGCTTCATGGCAAGTTTGGAGTGTACAATTGTTGCCCTTTTTGTTAATCATCGTGACAAAAATGCATGGTCTTTGAACCCCATCAGAGCTATTTCTGTCCTTTATAAC GGAATTATAAACTCAGCTCTAGCCTTCTATTTGATTTCATGGTGCATAAAAAGGAAAGGACCTCTATATGTCTCTGTATTCCTTCCTTTGCTATTAGTCATTGCTGCCTTTCTCAGTTGGACATTGCTTGGCGAAAAATTATATGTTGGCAC AATTATGGGGTCAATGTTGACTGTTATTGGACTGTATGGTTTCTTATGGGGGAAGAAAAAGGAGATGGAGCAAATTAAGGAGGAGACAGATTTGGAATTGCAATTCTCAGAAAATTCCAATCAGAGATTCACAAATAAACAAACCAAGATATGA
- the LOC125867012 gene encoding WAT1-related protein At1g09380-like — protein sequence MGKDLFPFFLMVLVQLGSAGTVIISKIVMDDGMNPYVHLSYRQIIATISIAPFAYFFERETRPKLTLSTLFLIFLCSIFGVTGMQMTYLIGLKNSTATITTALANLVPAITFLLAVLSGLEKVGLRSKGGQAKVMGTILCICGAMLLSLYHGKMLIGQLKIHWKYSQHNISKNIIHDPNNNTHGNFFLGPFLVIISGIVYSLWLIIQPRVSERYAAPYSSTTLMCFMASLECTIIALCVNNHDKNAWSLNPIRAISVLYNGIISSALAFYLITWCIKRKGPLYVSVFLPLLLVISAFLSWALLGEKLYVGTIVGSMLTVIGLYGFLWGKKKEMECIKKETEEKVFNSKKNQLTKIDLDLQLSENSKHSFTNAQSKI from the exons ATGGGAAAAGATTTATTTCCTTTCTTCCTAATGGTGCTAGTACAATTAGGTTCTGCTGGAACAGTTATTATATCAAAAATTGTAATGGATGATGGGATGAACCCATATGTGCATTTGTCTTATCGACAAATTATTGCAACTATTTCTATCGCACCCTTTGCTTACTTCTTCGAGAG GGAAACAAGACCTAAATTGACGCTGTCTACACTATTCCTCATATTCTTGTGTTCTATTTTCGG GGTAACTGGAATGCAAATGACATATCTTATTGGATTAAAGAATTCCACAGCAACAATTACAACTGCCCTTGCTAACTTAGTCCCTGCAATTACATTCCTTCTTGCTGTCCTTTCTGG GCTTGAAAAAGTAGGATTGAGAAGTAAAGGAGGGCAAGCCAAAGTGATGGGGACAATATTATGCATTTGTGGAGCTATGTTACTATCTTTATATCATGGTAAAATGTTGATTGGACAATTGAAGATACATTGGAAATATTCACAACATAATATAAGCAAGAATATTATTCATGACCCTAATAATAATACCCATGGAAACTTCTTCTTGGGGCCCTTTCTAGTCATTATCAGTGGTATCGTTTACTCTTTATGGCTAATCATACAa CCTAGAGTGAGTGAGAGGTATGCTGCTCCATATTCTAGCACAACTTTGATGTGCTTCATGGCAAGTTTGGAGTGTACAATTATTGCCCTTTGTGTTAATAATCATGATAAAAATGCATGGTCTTTGAACCCCATCAGAGCTATTTCTGTCCTTTATAAC GGAATTATAAGCTCAGCACTAGCATTCTATTTGATTACATGGTGCATAAAAAGGAAAGGACCTCTATATGTCTCTGTGTTCCTCCCATTGCTTTTAGTCATTTCTGCCTTTCTCAGTTGGGCACTGCTTGGAGAGAAATTATACGTTGGCAC AATTGTGGGATCAATGTTGACTGTTATTGGACTGTATGGTTTTCTATGgggaaagaaaaaagagatGGAGTGCATTAAAAAGGAGACAGAAGAAAAGGTATTTAATAGTAAGAAGAACCAATTGACAAAGATTGATTTGGATTTGCAATTGTCAGAAAATTCAAAACATAGCTTCACAAATGCCCAAAGCAAGATATGA